Genomic DNA from Corylus avellana chromosome ca4, CavTom2PMs-1.0:
AAAATAGAACTTTTGCCAGAAAACTTTATTATGAGCAAATGCAATTTGTTTtctatgtatttttaaaaggtACCACTTCCAATATCCACACAGTACAAGTATTAGGCTTTTGTGTCTGTTAGAATCACTCAGGTaatttttccctttgttttaAAACTCCAATTTTTTCCATGTACTTGGCATGGGGTAGTGTGTTAATTCATTGCCCATTTGGTTTGACAGTAAGTAGTATTTTGTGATAGGATCAACAATAGATAGAAATGTAAGCCTCATTGAGTGCTCTTTAGATAGAAATGTAAGCCTCATTGTAATTTAATTTGCTGTGTTATCAGCTGGCTGGTCTACTTTCAATTTCATCGAGGTTTTTTCCCACTCTCATGAACCTTCTAAGACGACTTGCTGAAGAAGCTCAAGGGCATCCAACACCAGAGGCACCAAGACCATCCTATTCTGCTGCTTCTCAGATTTACAGGAATCAAATTCCTGAGCCAAATCCCACATCAAGCCAAATTCCTAAGTCGTCTGTATCATCGAATATTTCATCTGATGATGATAATGGTGTGGAATACTCGAGCCCCAACTTGATGCACAGGCGAACTACAAACATTCAGGAAGCAGAACGTTCTTCATGAAACCACATTCGTATATGTCTGTTGTATATCAAAACAGGACATCCtccttttaatttaattcttttttctttttttcttttttttttttctttttttttgtatatacaTAAAATGTCTCTTTTTATATGTACATAAAATGTGCTCTTTTTGAGACTGAAAATAAAATGTCTCTTGCAGCAGCTGTTAAAATTCTTGAAATCCATCTGAATAATTCAATGACTTCATTGAGTTTGCTTTATTAGGGAACTCCTCACTGTCAACATGACATCCCTTTTTGAGGATTCCATTATTGTGAAACATGGAAAAATAATTGTGTTCGTGTTTGTAAGGATATGTGGGCAACGCATATTTGGAGTAGTAATTGTGAAAGGGAAGATAGTTAGGGtttaaacttaattaaattaatgtcaAAAAGGAGTTGTATATATCACCAAGACAGACACACCACACCACCTACTGAATTCAGTTTTTCCAATTGGGACTGTCTATGAAGGCAAATAGACAAATTCAACAATGAAAACAAACTTATATTTCAGACATCAGCAAGTATTCTGTGATTCCAGCAAGCTCAAAGTTTTCTCATGACCATCTCTTCCCGCGTAGTTTTGAGATCGTCAGATCTGCACCTCCAAATCCATCCATTGTGGCTTTGGCTGAAGGGAACTCCGCTCTTGTAGTCAAACtataagaaaaaacaattaaaagaatcaaGTAACAGAGCAGCATAAGTTATAACATTTTCAGAGCATTGGAGTTACATTGACTGGAATGGCAAGTACTCCAGTGGTGGGAACGGCGACATAGGGTTgaataaatgttattttaagTTTCTATCATATATAACACAGCCAGCCATCACAAATTCTCATGTCAAGAAAACGTTTGGCCACAACAGAAACCAACTACACGGCCTGAATATAAAAATGCTAGTCATGCGCAATGGGTTATGCCAATCATTTTCCAGAAAATATATGTTCAAAGGTTATAGAATCGCCCTCCATCCATGATGGCCACCCTGTGGATGAAAATCATATAATTGCCATGACATGTATGGACACACTTTCCACAAGTCGTACACCATGTTTATCCCCCAAGGTCAACCCAGGTTTTAAGAAATCTCCTTCCTCTCGTATTGTTTCTCCATGACCAGCTCTTAGTTATAATTGTTCATAACCATTTGATTTCAGCAAACTTCCCATCTTGCCTCTCTTCGTGCTATTTCACGTTAGAATATGAGATTTTTCCATGTTAGGTTCGATTTTATTAAGAGAGAGTGCAGAATAAGAAAAGAGTCTTTTATACACGTGAACAGTATACACGtgaacagtatttttttgttgtaaatgtGTTGGTGATTTGTTATAACCAATTAGAGTTAGTTGTTAGTAGTTAGAAGACTTGTTAAACTTATAAATACTTCTTCATGTATCTTGAAACAGATtgaattcaatatatcaatgaATTGATTCACTCTCTGTTTTCCTCTCTGGTTTTCCacttgtttttgagttttcttcttcttttcttgcatTCCTTTTGTTACGAATTGCAAGgtttgacatggtatcagagccataatcacaactgtgattttttttcaatttttcagttCATTTTCAATGGCAGAACTTCCATCGTCTTCTGCTCACCCACGtcctccttcagaattttcgaTTTCTATGGAAAACCAACCTCCAACCAGTCACACTCGTCCAAACAATTTGGAAGAGAATCCTCCAAACAATTTCTTTAATCCTTTTGCAAACACTCGCCCCATTGACCCTTCAAGCCCTTTGTTTCTCCACAGTGGTGATAATCCAGGGATTTTACTAGTTCCTCAGCCATTGTCAGGAGAAAACTACAGCACCTGGAGCCGTTCAATGCTTGTTGCTTTGAGTGCAAAGAACAAGATGTGTTTCATTGACGGTTCTTTTCCTAAACCTTCAGTATTTGAGAGTTATTACAATGCATGGGTTCGTTGTAATGATCTTGTAGTCTCATGGATTCTTAACTCAGTTTCCAAGGAGATTTATTCTACTGTCATCTACATTACTTCTGCTGAAGTTATGTGGCAGGATCTCAAAGATCGATACTCTCAAAGAAATGGTCCTCGTGTTTTTCAGTTGCAGAAAGCCATTTCCGCTGTCACTCAGGAAAATTCCTCTGTAAGTCAATACTTTACTCGTATTAAGGCTCTATGGGAAGAACTCAATAACTATAGACCTATTTCTATATGCAATTGTTGCAATTGTGGTCATATGAAGTCCATTCTTGAGCTCTATAGCCAAGAAAAAGTTCTGCAATTTTTTATGGGTCTGAATGATTCTTTTTCAACTGTTAGAGCACAGATTTTGCTAACAGACCCTCTTCCACCCATCAATAaggttttttctcttattattcaagaggaaaaacaaagggaaataACTATCAATTCCCTTAGTCATGATACCTCTGCCCTCATGACTAGAACCCCTATCCCTAACTCTGTTGCATCTCCTATGCCCCATCCTGTTGCCTCACCCATATGCCATTCCCATGATCATGCTGCCTACATGACCAAAGCCACTTCATCAGGGCCTAGGTTTTCTAAGCAGAACTTTAAGAAGGATCGCCCCATATGCTCTCATTGTGGACTATCAGGTCATACtgttgaaaaatgttacaaggTCCATGGTTTTCCACCAGGGTTTAAGTTCACCCGAAGCAAACCAAATTTTTCTGCTCCACATTCATCAAATCAAGTGCAGGGAACTGATTTGACTAAAGTTCAGCAATTGAGTAATCCTCCTCTGGCCATGATCTCTGAGCAGTGTCAACAATTGATGGAATTGCTAAAACAATACCCCATCCAATCCCCTCAATCTTTTGCTGCAAATTCAGTTGCTAGCATAGCAGGTTATCTCCAACCTcttaatccaaaattttctgttttttctgctTCATTTGCTAATGTTGTACCACATTTCACACAAAAACACATTTCTTAGATTATAGATACTGGTGCAACTGACCACATGATTAGCTGTCCATCCCTTTTTACCTCTATTACTGCTATAGTTTCAACACATGTAAAGTTACCAAATGGATCTATAGCTTCTGTCACACACATAGGCACTATCAAACTTTCAGACAATCTTACACTGACTGAAGTTTTGTGTGTTCCATCTTTTACCTTCAATCTCATTTCAGCTagcaaacttattaaaaatctaagatgttgtctcatcttctttgctggatattgttttatacaGAATCTGTACCATTGGAGAACGATTGGGGTGGGTAAGGAAGAAGCtggtttatttgttttgatgcaaGAAGACAAGGTCTCTGCTCACACCCAAGCTGCGCCATTTCCTTCATTTCAACAACATGCTTCCTATAATTCCATCAAACAGCCATCACATGATGTTTGGCACTATAGACTAGGGCACCCTTCCATTTCTAGAATAAGGCTATTACAAAAACATGTTCCTGAAATTTCTTGTACATCTACTAGCATTTGTTCCATTTGTCCAATGGCCAAACAACATAAACTTCCTTTTTCAGTCAGCACTTCTGTTTCTTTGTTaccatttgatctcattcaTTGTGATATTTGGGGTCCTATGGCCACCAAGTCAATAAAtggttctgttttctttcttacaATTGTGGATGACTATTCAAGATTTACTTGGGTTCATTTGATGCAACACAAATCTCAAACTAGTTCTATTATAAAATCATTCATTCAACTTGTTCTCACCCAATtcaaaaccaaagtaaaatGTCTTAGATCAGATAATGGtgctgaatttaaaatgaaagattttttttctgaTCAAGGCATAATTCATCAACTTAGTTGTGTTGAAACCCCACAACAAAATGCCATTGTTGAGAGAAAACACCAACACTTGTTAAATGTTGCAAGAGCTTTAAGGTTTCAATCTCATCTTCCTCTACAATTCTGGGGAGATTCCATACTCACAGCTACTCatcttataaacaaaatacctaCACCCCTTCTTTCAAACAAATCCCCTCATGAGCTGCTATATTCCACATTTCCATCATATTCTCATCTCAAAGTTTTTGGATGCTTAGCTTATGTATCAACTTTGTCCAGAAATAGAACAAAATTTGATCCTAGAGCTATTCCATGCATCTTTATAGGATATCCATATGCCATGAAAGCATATAAATTCTTTAGTCTTCATGATCATTCTATCATCATTTCCAGAAATGCTATTTTCCATGAAACCATTTTCCCTTTTGCTCATCATTTAGACCATTCATCATTTACTTCTCATGATGACATTGTTCATTCATCCATTCATTTTCCAAGTTCTGATTCATATGATATATCAGATTTTCCTCTTAATTCAACTGTATCCATTCCTTCTCCCATTTGTCAATCACAACCAGCTTTGTCTAGTACATCTTCACAACCATTTTCGTCGTCTTCTGAACCTATTGCTTCAGGTTCAGCACCTTCTGCAGAATTGAATTTTGAACCAAGTTCCTCACCTCCTGATCCTAATCCTTCCTCTAGTCTTAGTCCATCTTCTGTTCCTAATCCGATGTCTTGTCCACACCTTAGAAAATCCACTAGGATTAAAACAAGACCAAGTTACTTGCAGGATTATCATTGTCAACTAGTCTCATCTTCTCCATCCCAATCAACTGCAATGTCTACTCATTCAGGTAATTCTTATCCATTGtctaattttctttcttatgataACCTGTCTTCTTCTCATAAACTTTTTTGCCTTAACACTTCACTTAACATTGAACCCAAGTTTTATCACCAAGCTGTCAAAGATAAAAATTGGCGTGAGGCTATGCAGGCTGAAATTTCAGCATTGGAAGCAAATAACACTTGGGTTGTTACTGTCTTACCTCCAAACAAGACTGCTATTGGCTGCAAATGGGTGTATAAGATCAAACAGAAATCTGATGGTAGTATTGAGAGGTACAAGGCTAGGTTGGTAGCTAAAGGCTACACTCAATGTGAAGGGTTGGACTATCATGAAACTTTTTCTCCTGTAGCCAAGATGACAACGGTGAGGTGTTTCTTAGCTCTTGCAGCAGCTAAAGGATGGTTTTTGCATCAATTGGATGTGAATAATGCTTTTCTACATGGAGACCTAgatgaagaagtctatatgACTATGCCTCCTGGTTTTGGCAGCAAGGGGGAGAATAAGGTATGCAGATTAACAAAATCATTGTATGGTTTGAAGCAGGCTTCCCGACAATGGTTCTCCAAATTTTCTGCCACATTAATAGACCTTGGTTTTACTCAGTCAAAGGCAGATTACTCTCTGTTTACAAGGCTCCAAGGTTCCTCTTACATTGCTCTTTTAATCTATGTTGATGATGTTGCCATAGCCAGCAATGATCCTAAGGCAGTTGCAGATTTTATCATTCTCTTGAATGATAGGTTTAAGTTGAAGGATTTAGGACCTTTGAAATACTTTTTAGGACTAGAAATTGCTAGATCCATTGATGGTATTTCTGTATGTCAACGAAAATATGCATTAGAGATTCTTGAAGATTCAGGACTACTTGCTTCCAAGCCTGTCAGTTTTCCAATTGAGCAGAATTTGAAGTTGTCAAAAGATGAGGGTATTCTTTTATTAGATTTTACTTCTTATAGGAGGTTAGTTGGAAGACTTTTGTATCTCACCATCACCAGACCAGATATAGCATACTCAGTGCAAATCCTAAGTCAGTTTATGGATAAACCTAGACAATCTCACTTAGATGCTGCTACTAGAGTTTTGAGATATGTTAAGAATTCTCCTGCACAAGGTCTTTTCTTTTCAGCAAAATCTGATTTTCACTTAAAGGCTTTCTCAGATTCTGATTGGGCAGGGTGTGTTGATACTCGAAGGTCCATTACTGGGTTTTGCATCTTTAttggtgattctttgatttcttggaaatCCAAGAAGCAACAGACTGTGTCTAGATCTTCTGCTGAGGCTGAATATCGAGCCATGGCTTCCACTTGTTGTGAACTCATGTGGTTGTTTTCTTTACTTAAAGATTTTCAGATTCCTCATCCACATGCTGCATTACTTTTTTCTGACAGTCAATCTGCCTTACATATTGCTGCAAATCCAGTTTTTCATGAACGGACTAAGCACATAGAGATTGATTGCCATCTCATTAGAGAGAAAATTCAACTGGGACTTATTAAAACGCTGCATGTTTCTTCTCAAGACCAGTTGGCGGATATTTTCACTAAGGGCCTTGGCTTTAAGGATTTCAGCAGGCTACTCTCGAAGATGTCTGTCAAGGACATTTGTCATCCTTGACAATTGtccttgagggggagtattaaGAGAGAGTGCAGAATAAGAAAAGAGTCTTTTATACACGTGAACAGTATACACGTGAACAgtattttttgttgtaaatgtGTTGGTGATTTGTTATAACCAATTAGAGTTAGTTGTTAGTAGTTAGAAGACTTGTTAAACTTATAAATACTTCTTCATGTATCTTGAAACAGATtgaattcaatatatcaatgaATTGATTCACTCTCTGTTTTCCTCTCTGGTTTTCCacttgtttttgagttttcttcttcttttcttgcatTCCTTTTGTTACGAATTGCAAGGTTTGACAGATTTGTCTTCCTTAATTAAACTATTTACAATGGTTGTGTGTTGTCTACcccaattctcctataaatagattCCCCTATGAATAAGGTTTTTGCATTGTAAATAAATCAAGtcaataagagcaaaatgtaaCCCTATCGGGCTCATACCTAGTAATTGATGTTAGGAGTGTATAAGTGGTTGCGGTTATTCTTCCTAACCACAAccaatttaggtgggtattcatttttaaataatcGAAACTGCAACCTACTAACCGGGTTAGCGGTTAATGGCAACTGGCGGTTATGTGGTTATTGAAGGCCAATTATTAACTGGTAACCGCTTTTCCAAGTAATGAGATATTTTGGGCCTCTTTTAGCAATTTCTTATACTATCAAGTGCCCCTATCTTTTGGCTCAATCTGACCTTGTCTTTTGGCCCAAGAGGCTGTGTCTTCAGCCCATAGTGAGCCAAGTATTTGGCTCATTGTCGGCCCAGTTATGCAGCCACCGTTCAGCTGCATATCCAGCCATTGTCTCGCAACCACCTCTATCCACTGTCCTTGGATCTTCAAAGCTTGTAAAATTGATTAACACCTATATTGATCCATTCTCGATTTCCATTAGCACTATCCTTGCTGCTACTAACTCATGTAACTCTGAAAGACTAGAAATGGGCTCAAATTCTTTTCATGTGTACTAGATTCCAAATATATCAAATTTCCCATTGAGAGCTTATGAGAGTGAAAAATGTGTCATTAGACTAATTGATATTGGGAACACCATCCTCAGCACAATAACATTTAAGAGACCAAAAAAATGTCGAGAGAGCATAAATTTGTACTGGTAACTCTAGGATTTAAACAAGCCTTTACCTGCTCCGTAGAACAATGCATGGCATGCCTATTTGTTCAGCTCCAGAGACTCCAGACTGGCTTCCTGCAATAAGGACACAGCTTTGGAAAGGTACCCCCACATATTCTGCCCCAGCACGTAAAGCAGCTACAGTCTTGCCTAAGCTGGAAAATTCTCCACATATCAGATCAAACTTGATCACCAGAACAAAACAAGTAACTATATATGATCATTAAATGAGCTATCAAAGGCTAGAACTGTGTATGACTCAAAAAACTATTATGCAGACATACTcaataataatatgccaatccATTTGTAGTAATCCCCATTATAGGCTGGAACGCCATTAAtattgaaagattaaaaaaattgtcttttgttTGCCTTACACTCGaggtagagagagaaaaagaaatgagagaCCACACCCTCTTGGTTGTGCATCACACATTTGGCATAACGAAGAAGGCCTCaggttttaagaaaaatcttcatcaaaattcttttcttctttcaattttcACAAAGAAAAGGTTAgtcttttatcatattttatgtATTCATTGATTTATGATAAAGAAGAGTGAAGATTTACGGGAAATTCCATAAATAGGTTTTTGGTTTTGTGAAAACCTGGTTCCAACATAACAATTACATGAGTGGTAAGCAGAATGCAAAATCCAACACCTCAGAGAATATTGAAATACAACTTCCAAATCTTATATAACCAAAATCATAGATAAAAGTTATGAGTTCTTATgttcttttggttttctttctttcccaaCTCAATACATTCTGCAACAATAAAAACTAGCAGACAAGAACGGCCTGTGGCAAAgattaagaaacaaaatataaatgaatGACTAACCTTTCAGATGAGCTAGTATCAATCTCAACGCTCAACTTCAGCATGGAAGCAACCTCCTCTgctattttttgtttctcaGCTGAAGCTGGCccagaaagcaagaaaaaagcCTTTAGGCCCTTTACCACCCCACCTTCAGCACTTGAACTATATCATTGAACAAATGCATGCCAACCAACTCAGGATTAAGAATTTACCTGCCTTTATTGCTTCCTTGGCAAGTTGCTCATTCAAGCCCAAAGATAATCCTTTATGAGAGGCAAGTTGGCCATAAGAACTCTGTTTGACTTCCTGATTCCCAATGatctttatttttgaaattctttcaTGGCCAAGCTTTTCAATAATCGATCTAAGAAAcagataaaagaaaatattagctTTCTTTTATTCTGACCCTCGAAGCACAAAACCTGCTGAAACTCAAAGTAGCAATGCACAATGATCAAGAATTATAGTAACTGAAGACCAAGAGTTCATTCAAAAGAGAAGGAACTCCTGTGCACTTCTCTATGCTACAAATatccttttctgtttttttttttaatttctttctttctctttttttttttttttgtgagtaacATGGAACAGATAGCCACTACATCAATTAAACTCACAAAAAAGATTAAGGGGAATGTGATTATCAGACTACCCAGCTTCAACCAACATCAGTCAAGGCTGAGTTAAATTGAGCTCCTTATGAGCTGCTCTTAAGCCTAGAGCCAAGCCCATTCTCTAAATGGTACTACAACTCAAACCAATCTCTAAGTATACTATGTTTTAATCTTGCCCCCTGAAAACTAAAATCTTGGCTTCAAGGTATGCATTCACTATGATATGAGTCGACTCTTTTCAGAGTTGCAGTGCTACATCCCTAGAGGAAATAATGAACATGCTAATGTGTTCATTGCAGATCCCTGGAGAGTTGAAATTGTCTAATTTCTAACAATATTCAAAGTAGGAATACTCATATCTTAGTCATTATTCCAGTACAAtcttcctttaattttttgataCATAATAACTTCGGTAACTAATAGAGCATACCCGGCAATTTTATCCCCGCTTTTACTGTATGCTGTTAGTATCACTACAGGTATTCCTTCCTGATAAGCATCATCTATAAAACTGCAATTAGAGACAGCACATAAAGGTTTTaacttttcattataaaaatgaaataagattacatgagcaagaaaaaataaattggtggtaactaaaaaaataaaaacaagaatggtTATCAATTCGCTAACTGTCCACTCACTAATTGCCCTGgaatagccttttttttttcttttttttttttcagcagaCTGGCCTAGCAACTTAAATTGGGTATACTGCATCAAACTTTGATTATGATAACACATTATCTGTTGATAGTTTGCTGTCAAGCTGTACTCATATAGATATCTAATTATGCTGCTTAACTTGTGCATTTAAATGATACACCAGAGCAAGTAATGAATGCAGCATGTGGAACTGGTACCCTATCACCAAATTTAGTCAGTAAGTTAAATTAATTTCCTTGTATTAAAAGACTGCATTGTGGTCCTTGGACCAACTGGAATTTTCTCCCCACACAGATAGAGACAGAGGACGAGGTCAGGTTAATCCCATGCCAACACATAACTAAGTGAATTTACCtatcaataaacaaaaaaggagCAAATTGGGCAGACAAACATACATGACTTTGTGTGTTTTCATAATGGCTACACATATGCATATTGAGAAAGCATGGAAAGTAGTGTCCATGTTTCAAATGGGGTTTGAAGCTGTATAAAGTTTCCTAGGATTTGAGGAACGAATACTAACCATCCTACTCCTAGTCGAACATCATTAGCAACagatataacaaatatttagaTCCAAGGAGCAGAGGCAAATCAGTCCGGGATAAATCAATTTGCAGCAAAATATACTGTCTGATAACAAGGAAAGTTTATGCCTGGTAGCACACAACATggaaaaagttttaatttttatctatgGAGATAACTGCAATTGGCTATTCTTCAAGAGAGAAGATCTGATGGTGTTTGCGAATAGAACTGATATGGACATGGGCATATTGTTTAAGCCCTCAACTAAAGTTTAAACTGTCTTGTCAATAACACAGAAAATGTCATACTTCTCTAGAAACACTCTTGGAGCTCCTCCATACCATTAGTTGCTACATCAAGGCCAAAAAGTCCCAACAGGGGGGTAATTTACCCATTtgattaaatataatatttaacaaAGAAATGTGATATGAACTTGACAACATAGTGTATTAAAAAAACTGaggattttcttttcataatgAAAGACTATATCATAAATATAGATGTGaaatttcttttatcattttccatgttcatgaataaaataaaataagctttatattatctaaatcaaGGGAATTCTACCAAAATCAGTCTATTGTAAAGACcatatttctttatatatataactttagtTCCCAAGGAAagggagaatgagagatttgaactagtgacctccacttcatgaggcatggtcccTAGCTAATTGAGCTGCCCCTTAGAAACATTTTATAGACTATATTATAGGTATCCGGAAATGGAATTTAtctgaaatgaaaataataattaaattaaaaataaaaaataaaaaattgaggaCTATAGTTAACTTATCAATGTTAGTGATATTAGCTTTCATACAGCCTGTCAGCCTAAAGTATAAGAACACAAGCAAGTCATCAGGTGCATATTtgtaggaaagaaaagagtataAGACAACTCACTCTTCAACTCCAGGTCGTAAAGGTAAACTTTTTGACATCACAAATTCATCCAATGCATTTTTCtgccaaaaaaaatccaattcttAAGCAgcttatttcaaaaaataatgagCATCTTCATTCTCATAAGGGGAAGTTAAACATGAATGATCCAACAAGAATTTGAATGGTCAACCAAGTTAGCTGAAACTGAAAATGGTTTGATGACACCATTAAACAACCTAATCAAGAATTTTAATGTGAAGGCAGAGAGGGTAGTTTtccaaacaataattttaatgtAAAAGCAGCGAGAAGGTTTGGATTGAGAACAATCCAACATTGAAGATATACTCAGAAAAAATCAACAGCATGCAGATCACAAGGAATAAAATAATTGGCAGGATcaagttctttttttctttttttttggaattcttttttctttctacctAAGCATCAGATATGTTTTTTTATGGTATTcttctatttataaaaattaaaaaaggagtTTTTAAGATTTTTAGGAGTAGTTTGGCAGAATTACTTCATAATGAAAGTCAAATATAAGCTAAATAGCTCAGATATGAGCTAGTAAGAAAAAGTGGAATCAGTAATCACTTTTGAGGATATCACAAAATTTAAGTCAAAGGTATAAGCTTCAGTGGGAATTTGAGACGCctcaatttctaattttatacTAAGTATTTTGAAGTTCTTAAGTATCTAATATTTCATCAAgcattattttaaaacaaatcttaccaaattttaataaccactaaAATTTAAGATATTCATGGTGCTTGTAgggtataaaatatataattcagAGCATTTACCCTAACTCAAGATGGTTATTGTCTAGttgaaacaaaaaatgagaTTTCAAAAACTCAACCAAGGGAATTCCTGACAAGACCTAACGCATAACCCATCCTACTTACAAATCCTCTACGCAACTACATCtagatttatttatataatcaaattaatgatgtctatgaatataatttttttttttcatgagtaaTGTTGTCAAGAggacacctaactagaaagagaaaagagagcaaGAAAGTTAGAAAAGCTAATTACTAAGGGAGCTAATCAATGATGTCTAAGATTTATCGACATCAATCCTCTAATCTCTGTTTTCTAATGCAACTCTTAAGACAATGAAAGCTATAAAATGACCACCATTCTAGGATTGGAACTTGAAGTTACAAGTCAACCAGTAAAGGTAAAACTTAACTAAATCCAAGTaatatgactattttatttaTGGTATCTAAGAAAACCTTTTCTCGCAGCACACTTTTTATGAATGGTCCCTTCTCATTTGTTGGCAATGAAGTAGGCCAACCAATCTGCAATAAGGCAAGAGGTAATAGGGAAGACTGATTAAATGATGAAGTAGAGGCATGTGTAGAGAACTACCAATAAGCTTCCTCATTTTTCAAAagtcacaaaagaaaaaacagaactCACCCggttaaaataaagaattagCATCCTTTCCTCATCACCAGAACACTTCCTGGTACATAATCACATA
This window encodes:
- the LOC132177201 gene encoding CBBY-like protein, with protein sequence MVYGCSAVAQKTEPTAMEIASCSILNTLRLSSTASNNSNNTFCNCYTPRNPYLALPFSSIFPRNSTTSPGKCLHFNRFIAFSSPSSSDNQNPSQELAVLLEVEGVLMDAYRVGNRQAFNVAFQKLGLDCANWKEPVYLDLVRKCSGDEERMLILYFNRIGWPTSLPTNEKGPFIKSVLREKKNALDEFVMSKSLPLRPGVEDFIDDAYQEGIPVVILTAYSKSGDKIAGSIIEKLGHERISKIKIIGNQEVKQSSYGQLASHKGLSLGLNEQLAKEAIKAASAEKQKIAEEVASMLKLSVEIDTSSSESLGKTVAALRAGAEYVGVPFQSCVLIAGSQSGVSGAEQIGMPCIVLRSSLTTRAEFPSAKATMDGFGGADLTISKLRGKRWS